The Candidatus Kryptobacter tengchongensis genome contains a region encoding:
- a CDS encoding TonB-dependent Receptor Plug Domain has product MNHKILLLPFLIIFITSTIYTQTGKISGRVYNEATNEPIPGANVILEGTRLGAAADMRGNYVILNIPPGKYDVVISAVGFVKTTIRNVIVSADKTTFLDVALKEEVIGLPEVVVQAERPLIDISQTSSRATITSDDISALPIANFQEALKVSPSNYSGYIRGGRRYETKYIIEGIDISDKYYEAFSGNYGGNLYTTYHGLSLTFRENVNLADVGVGAIEEINVNSGASSAELSQATGGVVSITLKEGRGKISGKAYFRYASRLPHKGPDLYFGQLPDGSTAADKYFGEKRALEAKGDPASLAKARLYSWTPGKYWYGNKPTIELETSVGGSLFKDLGFFTDIRFYETHGRFPNEFNRQLNITGKLTYNLTPSIKLTGIGFINDQGFYFGWKNRVFNENYKFFLEGVPKYTKGSFAISGKLTHALSSKTFYEIQVSLLTSPTEAGFVDSNGDGKVELNEDKGEFIKFSTPEEIRKYISKTDKTKFFTTTPRNESESEASFPSSGPYPLARPGAYYEYQRLTQVNVKGDVKSQITNNHLVSAGFDLKFYKLTHLRRYTVVGRFDVEDYVVKPYEIGFYIQDKIEYSGIIVNAGLRADAFNAGASEIDNYFAPYTVKTEQIQLGGANEVLTVNRYILRRNTAVKTKWLIGPRLGISHPISDKASMYYSFSRSMQIPPFSALYADAYAEMHGTLPNIWLVDQEPLKSTIYEMGLQYVISNYFGIDVSAYYKTIENYVPLAYGVTPRPGVAITYFIRFNGGYADSRGIELTLNSRALPIANLFKLSGKLTYAYSYIKSLVVSPDALRGQNVTAFSTLGGDSAKYGGKLPFENARYFAGYEMNVVSNLSSSFTGYDRPHRINLSLFFDFPSPFKGIPIDFRLSTFTTAASGFLYPLILADPRSRKLGEGPWNIRTDIKLEAGYSIGRIRISPYLEIKNLFDRENIIGYDRTTDEGQLLWEQKKIPTGPLGLTVFRDGTSAFDIAREIYFGISINF; this is encoded by the coding sequence ATGAACCATAAAATTTTACTCCTGCCCTTTTTAATTATATTCATCACTTCCACCATATACACTCAAACTGGTAAAATTTCTGGGAGGGTTTATAATGAAGCGACAAACGAACCAATCCCTGGAGCAAATGTTATACTTGAAGGAACAAGGCTTGGCGCTGCTGCTGATATGAGGGGGAATTATGTGATTTTAAACATTCCGCCCGGAAAATATGATGTTGTTATCTCAGCGGTCGGCTTCGTTAAAACAACTATAAGAAATGTAATTGTAAGCGCTGATAAAACGACATTTCTTGATGTTGCTTTAAAAGAGGAAGTAATCGGTCTTCCTGAAGTTGTGGTGCAAGCTGAAAGACCACTAATTGACATATCGCAAACAAGTTCAAGAGCAACTATAACTTCCGATGATATCTCAGCCTTACCTATCGCAAATTTCCAAGAAGCTTTAAAAGTATCGCCAAGTAATTATTCAGGATACATAAGAGGAGGACGAAGATACGAGACGAAATATATAATTGAAGGAATTGATATAAGCGATAAATATTATGAGGCGTTTTCAGGAAACTATGGTGGCAATCTTTATACAACATATCATGGCCTTAGCCTTACATTTAGGGAAAATGTAAATCTTGCGGATGTCGGGGTTGGCGCAATTGAAGAAATAAATGTTAACTCAGGTGCTTCAAGCGCCGAACTATCACAAGCAACCGGTGGGGTTGTTAGCATAACACTTAAAGAGGGAAGGGGCAAAATTTCTGGTAAGGCGTATTTTAGATATGCCTCAAGATTACCACATAAGGGTCCAGATCTTTATTTTGGACAATTACCAGATGGTTCAACTGCAGCAGATAAATATTTTGGTGAAAAAAGAGCACTTGAGGCAAAGGGTGACCCCGCAAGCTTAGCAAAAGCGAGGCTTTACTCTTGGACACCGGGTAAGTATTGGTATGGAAATAAACCAACAATTGAACTTGAAACATCGGTTGGGGGCAGTTTATTCAAAGACCTTGGTTTTTTCACAGATATAAGGTTTTATGAAACCCATGGAAGATTCCCAAATGAATTTAATAGACAACTCAACATAACAGGTAAGTTAACTTATAATCTAACACCTAGCATCAAGCTCACCGGAATTGGATTCATAAATGATCAAGGATTTTACTTCGGCTGGAAAAACAGAGTGTTTAACGAAAACTATAAATTCTTTCTTGAAGGAGTTCCAAAATATACAAAAGGAAGCTTTGCGATCAGTGGTAAATTAACTCACGCTCTCTCATCAAAAACATTTTATGAAATTCAAGTATCTCTACTCACAAGTCCAACTGAAGCTGGATTCGTTGATAGCAACGGTGATGGAAAAGTTGAACTCAATGAAGACAAAGGTGAATTTATAAAGTTTTCAACGCCGGAAGAAATAAGAAAATATATCAGCAAAACTGATAAAACCAAGTTCTTTACAACAACACCAAGAAACGAATCTGAATCCGAGGCGTCTTTTCCATCATCAGGTCCCTACCCACTTGCAAGGCCCGGGGCTTACTACGAATATCAAAGATTAACTCAAGTCAATGTTAAAGGTGATGTAAAAAGTCAAATAACAAATAATCACCTTGTTAGCGCTGGCTTTGATTTGAAATTTTATAAGTTAACACATCTTAGAAGATATACAGTTGTTGGACGATTTGATGTTGAGGATTACGTTGTGAAACCATATGAGATTGGATTTTATATTCAAGATAAAATTGAATATTCTGGTATAATTGTAAATGCCGGCCTAAGGGCTGATGCGTTCAACGCTGGAGCAAGTGAGATTGATAACTATTTTGCACCATACACCGTTAAAACCGAGCAGATTCAATTAGGTGGAGCTAATGAAGTTCTTACAGTTAATAGATATATCTTGAGGCGAAATACAGCGGTTAAAACAAAATGGCTTATAGGACCACGACTTGGGATTTCCCATCCAATTTCAGACAAAGCATCAATGTATTACTCATTTTCAAGATCAATGCAAATTCCACCATTTTCAGCTCTTTATGCCGATGCTTATGCTGAAATGCATGGAACTTTGCCGAATATCTGGCTTGTCGATCAAGAGCCTTTAAAATCAACTATCTATGAAATGGGACTTCAGTATGTAATATCAAATTATTTTGGCATTGATGTAAGTGCCTATTACAAAACAATAGAAAACTATGTACCGCTCGCTTATGGGGTTACACCAAGACCTGGTGTAGCTATAACTTACTTTATAAGATTTAATGGAGGTTATGCTGATTCCAGAGGAATAGAATTAACTTTAAACAGCAGAGCCTTACCAATAGCTAACCTATTTAAGCTATCAGGTAAATTAACATACGCATATAGTTATATCAAAAGCCTTGTAGTATCACCCGATGCGCTTAGAGGTCAAAATGTAACTGCATTCTCAACACTTGGAGGGGATAGCGCAAAATATGGAGGTAAACTACCGTTTGAAAATGCAAGATATTTTGCTGGCTATGAAATGAATGTTGTTTCAAATCTCTCTTCAAGTTTTACTGGTTATGATAGACCCCATAGAATTAACCTTTCTCTCTTCTTTGATTTCCCATCACCTTTTAAAGGGATACCTATTGATTTCCGCCTTAGCACATTTACCACTGCTGCAAGTGGTTTCCTTTATCCACTTATTTTAGCAGATCCGAGATCAAGAAAACTTGGTGAGGGTCCGTGGAATATCAGAACAGATATTAAACTTGAGGCGGGCTATTCAATTGGGCGAATAAGAATTTCACCATATCTTGAAATTAAAAATCTATTTGATAGAGAAAACATAATTGGCTATGATAGAACAACGGATGAAGGTCAACTTCTTTGGGAACAGAAGAAAATTCCAACTGGACCGCTTGGACTAACTGTCTTTAGAGATGGGACAAGTGCCTTTGACATAGCAAGGGAAATTTATTTTGGAATTAGCATAAACTTCTAA
- a CDS encoding 4-hydroxy-tetrahydrodipicolinate synthase produces the protein MKLKLEGIIPAVVTPMKSDFSVDFVQLKDYINWIKSFDGLGGVAVNMDTGEGMHLSRNEKMKILELWVESVSGKFPVLCGLTTRYTKEAIEEAKLFQKIGADAIVIFPIPAYAGQPLPAEIPYRYHKAINDAVDIPLVLFQLQPALSGVFYDEKTLIKLAKIKNVVAIKEASADAFKFVQTLNILRNLDKRISILTGNDDFILESLILGADGALIGFGTLAVDEQIEMFKAVKQKNFDKAFEIYSKIKPLEEVIFSPPVRDYRARVKETLRMLGVLRTNFVRPPLLPVSSKDKEKIRKALKKLGYKKLN, from the coding sequence GTGAAATTAAAACTTGAAGGGATCATTCCAGCGGTGGTAACCCCAATGAAATCTGATTTCTCTGTTGATTTCGTCCAATTGAAAGATTATATAAATTGGATTAAAAGTTTTGATGGACTTGGTGGTGTTGCTGTCAATATGGATACAGGTGAAGGAATGCACCTAAGCAGGAACGAAAAAATGAAAATTCTTGAGTTATGGGTTGAGTCTGTTTCTGGTAAATTCCCTGTTCTTTGTGGTTTAACCACAAGATACACTAAAGAAGCAATTGAAGAGGCAAAGTTATTTCAAAAAATAGGCGCAGATGCAATTGTTATCTTTCCCATACCAGCATACGCGGGGCAACCCCTCCCGGCCGAGATTCCATACAGGTATCACAAAGCCATAAATGATGCGGTTGATATCCCACTTGTTCTGTTTCAACTTCAACCAGCTCTTTCAGGGGTTTTTTACGATGAAAAAACATTGATCAAACTTGCAAAGATAAAAAATGTTGTGGCGATAAAAGAGGCTTCTGCTGACGCTTTTAAATTTGTTCAGACACTTAACATTTTAAGGAATCTTGATAAGAGGATATCTATACTAACAGGAAATGATGATTTTATACTTGAATCGCTCATTCTCGGGGCTGATGGAGCCTTGATTGGTTTCGGAACGCTTGCGGTGGATGAGCAGATTGAAATGTTCAAAGCAGTTAAACAAAAAAATTTTGATAAAGCTTTTGAAATTTATTCAAAAATAAAACCACTTGAAGAAGTTATATTTTCTCCACCTGTAAGGGATTATAGGGCGAGGGTAAAAGAAACTTTGCGAATGTTAGGTGTTTTAAGAACAAACTTTGTTCGTCCTCCGCTTCTTCCAGTCTCATCAAAAGATAAAGAAAAAATCAGAAAAGCCCTGAAAAAACTTGGCTATAAAAAATTAAATTAG
- a CDS encoding transcriptional regulator, IclR family, whose product MGPEKFKSENKYIVPAVKRAVEILNLLEKSEKSLSLGEISKEFNYPRSSIFRILITLENYGLVERNPTDNTFTLGLRLSQLGIAKLNKINLGYDSYKYLEELAKKTGESVYLAVLQNYRVVLIQRVDSPSMWSLVTQLGLRSPVHCTASGQVLISEMSEEELSELVKKVGLKKYTEKTITRLSELKLRLKRIREQGFAVVDREYNPELVAVAAPIRNAWGKIIAALLITLQYRGNKTISRAYELAKDLKEYAEKISKQMGYTGK is encoded by the coding sequence ATGGGACCAGAGAAATTTAAATCTGAGAACAAATATATTGTGCCAGCTGTTAAGAGAGCTGTTGAAATTTTGAACCTGCTTGAAAAATCTGAAAAATCATTAAGCTTGGGCGAAATCTCAAAAGAATTTAATTACCCCCGAAGTTCAATTTTCAGAATTCTCATCACACTTGAAAATTATGGACTTGTTGAAAGAAACCCTACTGATAACACATTTACACTTGGATTGAGGTTGTCTCAACTTGGAATTGCAAAGCTTAATAAAATTAATCTCGGCTACGACTCATATAAATATCTGGAAGAGCTTGCTAAAAAAACAGGTGAAAGTGTTTATCTTGCAGTCCTACAAAATTATCGTGTTGTTTTAATCCAGCGTGTTGATTCGCCAAGCATGTGGTCTCTCGTCACACAACTCGGATTGAGGTCACCTGTCCACTGCACCGCAAGTGGTCAAGTTTTAATATCTGAAATGAGCGAGGAAGAACTTTCAGAGCTTGTTAAAAAGGTCGGCTTGAAAAAATATACCGAAAAAACTATAACACGACTTTCAGAACTTAAACTAAGGTTAAAGAGGATAAGGGAACAAGGTTTCGCGGTTGTTGATAGAGAATACAACCCTGAACTTGTTGCAGTTGCTGCACCAATAAGGAACGCGTGGGGTAAAATTATAGCTGCACTTTTAATAACTTTACAATATAGAGGGAATAAAACTATATCAAGAGCTTATGAGCTGGCAAAAGATTTAAAAGAATATGCTGAGAAGATCTCAAAACAGATGGGTTATACAGGGAAATGA
- a CDS encoding dihydroorotate dehydrogenase (fumarate), with protein MPTLEVNFLGYRIKSPILVASGPASHDVKQIPIAQEMGAGGVVLKTVVSDKFDYMRYWPRPRYKLIDWDKKMNGKSQYFTLYSYEQAYSGSVEDYFKFVKISKSTSNIMIIGSAFADEPKDWIYLAKGIEEAGADAIELDISSPHKPGTMQFETHFIQAIKSVVENVKIPVLVKLAPGPDVLHQAKVCKELGADAVTLCNRLRGLEIDVESQKPILHGYYAGVGGPWAKYYNFKHVSEVYNEVGITISATSGVLNWIDALKYIMLGATTVQVLSAIIVNGWETIRQINEGILNFMIEKGIEHLEKVQGVAARNLVEPDLIVRWSGEKKSGPRNVFDDW; from the coding sequence ATGCCGACGCTTGAAGTTAATTTTCTCGGTTATCGCATTAAAAGTCCAATCCTTGTTGCCTCAGGACCAGCAAGCCATGATGTTAAGCAGATACCGATAGCGCAGGAAATGGGAGCTGGTGGCGTTGTTTTAAAAACCGTTGTATCTGATAAATTTGATTATATGAGATACTGGCCAAGACCAAGATATAAACTTATTGATTGGGATAAAAAGATGAACGGAAAATCACAATATTTCACGCTATATTCTTATGAACAAGCATACAGCGGCTCAGTTGAGGATTACTTTAAATTTGTTAAAATTTCTAAATCAACATCAAACATTATGATAATTGGGAGTGCATTTGCTGATGAACCCAAAGATTGGATCTATCTTGCGAAAGGAATTGAAGAGGCTGGAGCTGATGCAATTGAACTTGATATTTCTTCTCCACATAAGCCAGGCACAATGCAATTTGAGACACATTTTATACAAGCGATTAAATCGGTTGTTGAAAATGTTAAAATACCTGTTCTTGTAAAACTTGCCCCAGGTCCTGATGTTTTACATCAAGCAAAGGTGTGTAAAGAACTGGGTGCAGATGCAGTAACTCTTTGCAACAGGTTGCGCGGTCTTGAAATTGATGTTGAATCCCAAAAACCTATACTCCACGGCTATTATGCAGGTGTTGGGGGTCCTTGGGCAAAATACTATAATTTTAAACATGTATCCGAAGTTTATAACGAGGTTGGTATAACTATAAGCGCAACAAGCGGGGTTTTAAACTGGATTGACGCCTTGAAATATATAATGCTTGGTGCAACAACCGTTCAAGTGCTTTCTGCGATAATTGTAAATGGATGGGAAACAATAAGACAAATAAATGAAGGAATTTTGAATTTTATGATTGAAAAGGGCATAGAACATCTTGAAAAAGTACAGGGTGTTGCCGCAAGAAATCTTGTTGAACCAGACCTTATCGTTAGGTGGTCTGGAGAAAAGAAAAGCGGTCCCAGAAATGTTTTTGATGATTGGTAA
- a CDS encoding 5-methyltetrahydropteroyltriglutamate--homocysteine methyltransferase yields MNLPILPTTVVGSYSLPKWLEVIRELHKQGQITDEELEEAHDNAVKACIKDQEIAGVDVITDGELRRETMVYFFTKRIYGFKTDGKMKPIGNLDPTIQMPDPIIFDKVKRIGSIGVAKHWEFLQGHTSRETKVTITGPQMLAKRATNEFYKDERELIQDLADILREEIIEVANAGCKLIQIDEPVWVGYPEDLPWLVEIFNKMIDGINAKFCLHICYGNYQLKRLFKGQYSDLFPALLDVNADQLSLEFAVNNAEPLELFKKYGTRGKEIVVGVIDVKDPNIETPEIVASRIRVILDVIEPEKIWLSPDCGMKFMPRNRAFAKLKAMVEGAKIIREEIKN; encoded by the coding sequence ATGAATTTACCAATTTTACCCACAACGGTGGTTGGAAGCTATTCACTGCCAAAATGGCTTGAGGTTATAAGGGAACTTCATAAGCAGGGTCAAATCACAGATGAGGAGCTTGAGGAAGCCCATGATAATGCGGTAAAAGCTTGCATAAAAGACCAAGAAATCGCCGGAGTTGATGTCATAACCGATGGAGAATTAAGAAGAGAGACAATGGTTTATTTTTTTACAAAAAGAATTTATGGATTTAAAACTGATGGAAAGATGAAGCCAATTGGAAATCTTGATCCAACAATTCAAATGCCCGACCCGATAATCTTTGACAAAGTTAAAAGAATTGGTAGTATCGGCGTAGCAAAACATTGGGAATTTTTGCAGGGGCATACAAGCAGAGAAACAAAGGTGACAATCACAGGACCTCAAATGCTTGCTAAAAGAGCAACAAATGAATTTTATAAAGATGAACGAGAGCTTATACAGGATCTTGCTGATATTTTAAGAGAAGAAATAATTGAAGTTGCGAATGCTGGATGTAAGCTAATCCAAATTGACGAGCCAGTATGGGTTGGCTACCCTGAGGATTTACCATGGTTAGTTGAAATTTTTAATAAAATGATAGATGGAATAAATGCGAAATTTTGTCTTCACATTTGTTACGGGAACTATCAGTTGAAACGACTTTTCAAAGGCCAATATTCGGATCTTTTCCCGGCACTCCTTGATGTAAACGCAGATCAACTCAGTCTTGAATTTGCCGTCAATAATGCTGAGCCTCTTGAATTGTTTAAAAAATATGGCACTCGTGGAAAGGAAATCGTTGTCGGCGTAATTGATGTAAAGGACCCAAATATTGAAACTCCTGAAATTGTAGCCTCAAGAATACGAGTTATCCTTGATGTAATTGAGCCAGAAAAAATTTGGCTTTCCCCAGATTGTGGTATGAAATTTATGCCAAGAAATAGAGCATTTGCAAAGCTTAAAGCAATGGTAGAAGGCGCTAAAATTATACGTGAAGAAATTAAAAATTGA
- a CDS encoding 4Fe-4S dicluster domain-containing protein codes for MGKYIGLKPFPPNFYEKLAPIAKVIEEKCIGCERCPKICFFDAIKMNNKIAVVNQDNCTGCGLCFEACPVDAIIWVPDESTQTGPFIQRYGVGGIEFGD; via the coding sequence ATGGGTAAGTATATAGGATTAAAACCATTTCCGCCTAATTTCTATGAAAAGCTTGCACCTATTGCAAAAGTTATTGAAGAAAAATGTATAGGATGTGAAAGATGCCCTAAAATCTGTTTCTTTGATGCAATAAAAATGAACAATAAAATTGCTGTGGTAAATCAAGATAATTGCACGGGTTGTGGATTATGTTTTGAAGCCTGCCCTGTTGATGCGATAATATGGGTTCCAGATGAATCAACGCAAACTGGACCGTTCATTCAAAGATATGGGGTTGGCGGGATCGAATTCGGCGACTAA
- a CDS encoding mannosylglycerate hydrolase, with amino-acid sequence MGNKVTYHFVSQSHWDREWVLSFEEYRTMLIDFWDALFELLEKNSEFKHFMTDGQMQMIMDYLEVKPQNFERIKKLVESGKLSIGPWYIQIDQFLPSGESHIRNLLTGLKMARTLGKPMMIGYIPDQFGHIAQMPQILRGFDIDVAVIYRGFGGEPGQESSEYVWQAPDGSQVLMFHLPKDGYSFGYFTMDDEDMILKRFERLKEEIDGRAQTSHRLILNGGDHHWPDFKLPEALKLLKSKYPECEFTHSTLENYANCVKSEINFQNLPKLYGETRFGLKHAFAVIGGTASSRVYVKQENYFAQLKLEKILEPLNTMAFLLKNKNRSEIIYLAWLYCLQNQDHDTINGTAVDRVYKEAMVRYLKVDEIFKSLSFQISNDLIPYDSRFYKDDLHLFVFNFLPLEINKLVECEIEFHLQDILVGLNPDVKTSLKSSPISGFKIVDDKGNEIRYQILNRDEKYSLVWGYHEYPHQILVDNFKILLDAQKLPPLGWKKFNIIKTDLFPNYSSNLRIEFNGNEYLIENDSLKIKVNKNGSLKIVDKINHIEFDDLNIFEESGDAGDEFNYCFPDKDEFYYSTDFKPEIKIIETGPLRTGIQIRYLMLIPAQTSIQGRSVEKTEMEIISNVYLEYNSKRVDIKTKINNTAKNHRVRVLFRTNINTNISYADSQFCIVKRTHKKYNWDEYPYEKPLNLEVLQRFVCIQDENKGIAIFTRGLHEYELSLDKPGQIGITLLRGIGQLSESNLKTRPGGDAGWKNETPDAQCLGMHEFEYSIFLYKPNNFKDVNHQAEIYHSPNFTVKRKQPLQNFSRFSMLNVEGDNIILSALKTSEDGKGIILRIYNPTDKDSTAKLRLNFSHKEFSLAKLSEEKIKSLEPESDGYYSIAVPAFKILTFKIEL; translated from the coding sequence ATGGGAAATAAAGTAACCTATCATTTCGTTTCGCAATCACATTGGGATAGAGAATGGGTTCTTTCATTTGAAGAATATAGAACAATGCTCATTGACTTTTGGGATGCCCTTTTTGAATTGCTTGAGAAAAATTCCGAATTTAAACATTTTATGACTGATGGGCAGATGCAAATGATTATGGATTATCTTGAGGTCAAACCTCAAAATTTTGAGCGAATAAAAAAATTAGTTGAATCAGGCAAGCTATCAATAGGTCCATGGTATATTCAAATTGATCAATTTCTTCCAAGCGGGGAATCGCATATAAGAAATCTTCTCACTGGTTTAAAGATGGCAAGAACTCTTGGCAAACCAATGATGATAGGTTATATCCCAGACCAGTTCGGACATATAGCCCAAATGCCACAAATTCTTAGAGGATTTGATATTGATGTTGCAGTTATCTATCGTGGCTTTGGTGGCGAGCCGGGACAAGAATCGTCTGAATATGTATGGCAAGCACCAGATGGAAGCCAAGTTTTAATGTTTCATTTACCCAAGGATGGATATAGCTTCGGTTATTTTACAATGGACGATGAAGATATGATTTTGAAAAGATTTGAAAGATTGAAAGAGGAAATTGACGGAAGAGCTCAAACATCGCATCGTCTTATTTTGAACGGTGGTGATCACCACTGGCCAGATTTTAAACTCCCCGAAGCCCTGAAACTGCTTAAATCAAAATATCCTGAATGTGAATTTACTCATTCTACATTGGAAAATTACGCAAATTGTGTTAAATCTGAGATAAATTTCCAAAATCTTCCAAAACTATACGGGGAAACAAGATTCGGACTCAAACATGCCTTTGCTGTCATTGGTGGTACAGCATCCTCCAGGGTTTATGTTAAGCAGGAGAATTATTTCGCTCAATTAAAACTTGAAAAAATCCTTGAACCACTTAACACGATGGCGTTTTTACTTAAAAATAAAAACAGAAGCGAAATTATATACCTTGCTTGGCTTTATTGCCTCCAAAACCAAGACCATGATACTATAAATGGAACTGCGGTTGACAGAGTTTATAAAGAAGCAATGGTAAGATATCTCAAAGTTGATGAGATTTTTAAATCTCTATCCTTCCAAATTTCAAATGACCTCATCCCATACGATAGCAGATTCTATAAAGATGATTTACATTTGTTTGTGTTTAATTTCCTTCCACTTGAAATAAATAAACTTGTTGAGTGCGAGATTGAATTCCATCTCCAAGATATACTTGTTGGCTTGAACCCAGATGTTAAAACATCCCTGAAATCCTCCCCTATCTCTGGTTTTAAAATCGTAGATGACAAAGGAAATGAGATAAGATATCAGATTTTAAATCGCGATGAGAAATACTCCCTTGTTTGGGGTTATCACGAATACCCGCACCAAATACTTGTTGATAATTTTAAAATATTACTTGACGCACAAAAACTCCCACCACTTGGATGGAAAAAATTTAACATTATCAAAACAGATTTATTCCCGAATTATAGTTCCAATTTAAGGATTGAATTCAATGGAAACGAGTATTTAATTGAAAACGATTCTTTAAAAATTAAAGTGAACAAAAACGGCTCGCTTAAAATCGTTGATAAAATAAATCATATTGAGTTTGATGATCTAAACATCTTTGAAGAATCTGGGGATGCCGGAGATGAATTTAACTACTGTTTCCCGGACAAAGATGAATTTTACTACTCAACAGACTTTAAACCCGAAATTAAAATTATTGAAACCGGTCCGCTAAGAACTGGAATTCAAATTCGTTATTTGATGCTTATACCTGCGCAAACATCCATCCAAGGAAGAAGTGTTGAAAAGACGGAAATGGAAATAATCTCAAATGTTTACCTTGAGTATAATTCAAAGAGGGTTGACATTAAAACAAAGATAAATAACACAGCAAAAAATCACAGAGTTAGAGTTTTATTTAGAACAAACATAAACACAAATATAAGTTATGCCGACTCCCAATTTTGCATAGTTAAAAGAACACATAAAAAATATAACTGGGATGAATATCCTTATGAAAAACCACTTAATCTTGAGGTTTTGCAGAGATTTGTTTGCATACAGGATGAAAATAAAGGCATCGCAATTTTCACACGGGGTTTGCATGAGTATGAACTTTCACTTGATAAACCAGGTCAGATTGGAATTACTTTGTTAAGAGGGATAGGGCAACTTTCGGAGTCAAATCTTAAAACAAGACCGGGAGGCGACGCTGGATGGAAAAATGAAACTCCTGATGCCCAGTGCCTAGGAATGCATGAATTTGAATATAGCATATTCCTTTATAAACCTAATAACTTCAAAGATGTAAATCATCAAGCGGAAATATATCATAGTCCAAATTTTACAGTTAAAAGAAAGCAACCCCTCCAAAATTTCTCAAGATTTTCAATGCTTAATGTTGAAGGTGACAATATAATTTTAAG
- a CDS encoding O-succinylbenzoate synthase — translation MTEKIEEINLYHIQIPMSEPFKISSGEVSVKDSIIIELKFESGIVSYGEASPMAGSFYSNETPESVWSELINFVGLIDKKFNFDNFEKEISKVITRFSKLGLSSYAIAGIETALWDAHSKITNKPIYALLGGNYKEIESGLAIGIYDSVDKLLNKIERYLELGGYKRVKIKIQKGWDIEPISSVRKFFTDIPLMVDANCAYTRDDIEHLKRLDDFGLIMIEQPLSKDDIEGHAILQSKISTPICFDESADSIEKLNKAFEINACKIINIKIQRVGGLLNAKKMHDFCKENKIPVWIGTMPELGIGSFQALSLCMLDNCKFPTDVEDSLRWYTDDIIEPMIEVKNGIIIFRDYINVSLEKVKKYTVNKTKVKLS, via the coding sequence ATGACAGAAAAAATTGAGGAAATAAATCTCTACCATATTCAGATCCCTATGTCAGAACCCTTCAAAATTAGCAGTGGTGAAGTTTCTGTTAAAGATTCAATTATAATTGAATTAAAATTTGAATCGGGCATCGTATCGTATGGTGAGGCATCACCAATGGCAGGTTCATTTTATTCAAATGAAACCCCTGAAAGTGTATGGAGTGAACTTATAAATTTTGTTGGCTTAATTGATAAAAAATTTAACTTTGATAACTTTGAAAAAGAAATTTCAAAAGTTATCACACGATTTTCTAAACTTGGTTTAAGTTCCTACGCCATCGCTGGAATTGAAACTGCATTGTGGGACGCCCACTCAAAAATAACTAATAAGCCCATTTATGCTTTACTTGGGGGAAATTATAAAGAAATTGAGTCTGGACTGGCAATTGGAATTTACGATAGTGTAGATAAACTTCTAAATAAGATTGAAAGATATCTTGAGTTGGGTGGATATAAAAGAGTAAAAATAAAAATACAAAAAGGCTGGGATATAGAGCCAATTTCAAGTGTTAGAAAATTTTTCACAGATATACCATTAATGGTTGATGCAAATTGCGCCTATACCCGTGATGATATTGAGCATCTCAAAAGGCTTGATGACTTTGGTCTTATTATGATTGAGCAACCTTTATCCAAAGATGACATTGAGGGGCATGCGATTTTACAAAGCAAAATCTCAACTCCAATTTGCTTTGATGAAAGCGCCGATTCAATTGAGAAATTGAACAAGGCTTTTGAAATTAATGCTTGCAAAATCATCAACATCAAAATTCAACGTGTCGGTGGACTGCTAAATGCCAAAAAAATGCATGATTTCTGCAAAGAAAACAAAATACCTGTATGGATCGGCACAATGCCAGAGCTTGGGATTGGTTCATTTCAGGCGCTTTCACTTTGTATGCTTGATAATTGCAAATTCCCAACCGATGTTGAGGATTCACTACGATGGTATACAGATGATATCATTGAACCTATGATTGAGGTAAAAAACGGGATAATAATTTTCCGAGATTATATAAATGTGAGCCTTGAAAAGGTTAAAAAATATACAGTTAATAAAACGAAGGTAAAATTAAGTTAA